In a genomic window of bacterium:
- a CDS encoding BatD family protein, producing MKVFFAFLFISSCVFAQEPEITVKVDKPIITIGDPIKYTLVIEKDNNVQITPPEIKPGNFEILNYKELKPQKTRKDKILIQYEYIITTYQTGKFKIPGVIIEYILPNKEKRKGHSQEIKIEVKSVLPQNAKDIKDIKPPVEIKADLTKWIWILIIIFLILLISVIGLIYWNKRKKPPLEQEVEVIRPPHEIAYEQLNKIRTSNLLTQGLVKEYYIQISDVIRQYIERRYKINALELTTQELIEKMKINLIEQDYVNLVNNFLKECDLVKFAKYIPHKEEINTVIERAKEIIDFSIESADFSEELQEKR from the coding sequence ATGAAAGTTTTTTTCGCATTTTTATTCATTAGCTCCTGTGTTTTTGCTCAAGAACCAGAAATAACAGTTAAGGTAGATAAACCAATTATTACTATTGGTGACCCGATTAAATATACATTAGTTATTGAAAAAGATAACAATGTTCAGATTACACCTCCGGAAATAAAGCCAGGTAATTTTGAGATTCTGAATTATAAAGAATTAAAACCTCAAAAAACAAGGAAAGATAAAATACTTATTCAGTATGAATATATTATTACTACATATCAAACAGGTAAATTCAAGATACCGGGAGTAATCATTGAATACATATTGCCCAATAAAGAAAAGAGGAAAGGACATTCTCAAGAGATAAAGATAGAAGTAAAATCAGTTCTACCCCAAAACGCTAAAGATATTAAAGATATAAAACCACCCGTAGAAATTAAGGCAGATTTAACTAAATGGATATGGATATTAATCATTATATTTTTAATTTTACTGATAAGCGTTATCGGATTAATCTATTGGAATAAAAGAAAGAAACCTCCATTGGAACAGGAGGTAGAAGTTATTAGACCGCCACACGAAATTGCCTATGAACAGCTTAATAAAATTAGAACATCTAATCTCCTAACTCAAGGTTTGGTAAAGGAATATTACATTCAAATTTCGGATGTCATTAGACAATATATCGAAAGAAGATATAAAATTAATGCCTTAGAGTTGACTACTCAAGAACTGATTGAAAAAATGAAAATAAACCTGATAGAACAAGATTATGTCAATTTAGTGAACAACTTTTTAAAGGAATGTGATTTAGTAAAATTCGCTAAATATATCCCACATAAGGAAGAGATAAATACGGTTATTGAGCGAGCTAAAGAGATAATCGACTTCTCAATTGAAAGTGCTGATTTCTCAGAGGAGTTACAAGAAAAACGATGA
- a CDS encoding C25 family cysteine peptidase: MKTKKTNILFWAVLINLITLPVFGEDVLTKFDALNSFIACKVDIEPLKIKSINGYDIVEVRECHQSAEIGRPKLPVRSFFVLLPPEAVVKDITITSIEQIELKGEYNICPVSPPIPISNGSKTAHPQYLSLDFYPENIIKLNSIQKLRGYNLACLSVFGACYNPETKQLFWNKQINFNLNLTKTEDQRLKTKDQRLVEEDEKLVKELVVNPEVTTSYGLKMIRLQPTYTYCIITSETLADTFKPLLEFKINQRGFTGTITTTNWIYANYQGDEQEKIKAFIKDYYENYGTCYVLLGGDAEVIPYRGVYAKVPEGSNLGDYIDSHIPCDLYYACFDNDWDWDTDEDRIYGELNEDNIDLMPEIFIGRAPVSNLSEVTNFVNKVISYETSDDDYFYNELLIAYKLWYNPVCDAKEIMEDIAMETPGTYTIHKEYETDGGVDKNGITNDINSGVGPIAHANHANWNTAPPFEIGSPIDVRTLSNGSKTFIFNTIGCIAGDFSKADCIGEEMILNSNGGAVAFVGNSRYGWFDEYNVKKYSGEYQIEFFKKIFEEGYTRIGETLSRSKVEFISRCNDHNPYRWIMFCLNLLGEPTMEFEAVKEIFCIDYTIKDVIDKPGTITDLIVTLKNIKDGTITGGRGTLTTTDPNISIVKGTATFGDMPSKGTSTNFSNPYQIMVNSNCPSVHKVEFNLEISGQDGQENYKYTDRFSVTINLKEDNLSRVIHYPNPCYPDEGDVLKIGNIPLNSNPKIYIYNLAGELIRTLDEEGIEIQKYPGSEVVYWDAKNDLNKDVAFGVYIYILKCDVGTKKGKIAIIR; the protein is encoded by the coding sequence ATGAAAACCAAAAAAACAAATATTTTATTTTGGGCTGTCTTAATAAATTTGATAACCTTACCTGTTTTTGGAGAGGATGTTTTAACTAAATTTGACGCCCTTAATTCATTTATTGCCTGTAAAGTTGATATTGAACCCTTAAAAATAAAATCTATTAATGGTTATGATATAGTAGAGGTTCGGGAATGTCATCAGTCTGCTGAGATTGGCAGACCCAAATTACCGGTGCGCAGCTTTTTTGTGCTTTTACCACCAGAGGCAGTGGTTAAAGATATAACGATTACCTCTATAGAGCAGATAGAACTAAAGGGTGAATACAACATCTGTCCTGTTTCCCCACCCATTCCTATATCTAATGGCTCAAAAACTGCGCATCCGCAATACCTATCTTTAGATTTTTATCCCGAAAATATCATCAAACTTAATTCTATTCAGAAGTTACGAGGTTACAATCTTGCCTGCCTTTCTGTTTTTGGCGCCTGCTACAATCCTGAAACTAAACAATTATTCTGGAATAAACAAATAAATTTCAATCTGAATCTTACAAAGACCGAAGACCAAAGACTAAAGACCAAAGACCAAAGATTGGTTGAGGAGGATGAAAAATTAGTTAAGGAATTAGTTGTTAATCCAGAAGTAACAACATCCTATGGTCTAAAAATGATTCGGCTGCAACCTACTTATACCTACTGTATTATCACCTCTGAAACTTTAGCCGATACTTTTAAACCACTACTCGAGTTCAAAATTAATCAAAGGGGATTTACCGGAACAATTACTACTACCAACTGGATATATGCTAATTATCAAGGTGATGAGCAAGAAAAGATTAAGGCTTTTATTAAAGATTACTATGAAAATTATGGAACCTGTTATGTCCTTTTAGGTGGGGATGCTGAGGTTATTCCATATCGTGGTGTATATGCCAAAGTACCAGAAGGCTCAAATCTTGGAGATTATATCGATTCCCATATCCCCTGTGACCTTTACTATGCCTGCTTTGATAATGACTGGGATTGGGATACCGATGAGGATAGAATTTATGGGGAATTAAACGAAGATAATATCGATTTGATGCCAGAGATCTTTATTGGCAGGGCACCAGTGAGTAACTTATCAGAAGTAACGAATTTTGTTAATAAGGTTATCTCTTATGAAACTTCCGATGATGATTATTTCTATAACGAACTTTTAATCGCCTATAAACTTTGGTATAACCCTGTTTGTGATGCGAAGGAAATTATGGAAGATATTGCAATGGAGACTCCAGGAACATATACTATCCATAAAGAATATGAAACTGATGGAGGTGTGGATAAAAATGGAATAACTAACGATATCAATTCTGGCGTAGGACCAATTGCCCATGCTAATCATGCTAACTGGAATACTGCCCCTCCTTTTGAAATTGGTAGCCCTATAGATGTCAGAACCTTAAGTAATGGCTCTAAAACCTTTATCTTTAACACCATTGGCTGTATTGCTGGGGATTTTAGTAAAGCAGATTGTATTGGTGAGGAGATGATTTTAAATTCAAATGGTGGTGCAGTAGCATTTGTTGGCAATTCAAGATATGGTTGGTTTGATGAATATAATGTCAAAAAATATAGCGGCGAATATCAGATAGAGTTTTTTAAAAAAATTTTTGAAGAAGGATATACCCGTATTGGTGAAACATTGAGTAGAAGTAAGGTGGAATTTATCTCAAGGTGTAATGACCATAATCCTTACCGCTGGATAATGTTCTGTCTTAATTTATTAGGTGAGCCAACAATGGAATTTGAAGCAGTAAAAGAAATCTTTTGTATTGACTATACGATTAAGGATGTAATTGATAAGCCAGGAACAATAACCGATTTAATTGTAACACTCAAAAATATAAAAGATGGCACGATTACAGGAGGAAGAGGAACATTAACTACTACTGACCCAAATATTTCTATTGTTAAGGGGACTGCTACATTTGGTGATATGCCTTCTAAAGGAACAAGTACCAATTTTAGTAATCCATATCAGATAATGGTCAACTCTAATTGTCCTTCGGTACATAAAGTTGAATTTAATCTTGAAATAAGTGGTCAGGATGGTCAGGAAAACTATAAATATACCGATAGATTTAGTGTAACAATAAATCTAAAGGAAGATAACCTTAGCAGAGTTATCCATTATCCTAATCCTTGCTATCCTGATGAAGGTGATGTGCTTAAGATTGGCAATATACCACTGAATTCTAACCCGAAAATCTATATTTATAATTTAGCAGGTGAATTAATTCGGACATTAGATGAAGAAGGTATTGAAATTCAAAAATATCCTGGTTCAGAGGTAGTTTACTGGGATGCTAAGAATGATTTAAATAAAGATGTTGCCTTTGGAGTTTATATCTACATACTTAAATGTGATGTAGGAACTAAAAAGGGCAAGATAGCCATTATTAGGTAG